The nucleotide window acatttagcaaaataaaaagtacaaataaaaaaaatatgggtacaaatacaaataaactttaaaaaatatgggcacaaaaagaaattaatacatgggtacaaattaaaattgaaacgaaaattggtacaaattaaaaatgggtacaaactaaaactaaaaatatatgataaaaaaaattagtcataaatataaatatactaattgtaacatttttaacattaaatgaatatatttagaaataaaaaaatattttattattgaaataattaatgatgttattaatacctaaAGACCttaatcaaaaattgaaaatgaataggattttaatcaatggaatagcaaaatgaaggatgagaacctaatttctatatatatatatatatatatatatgattttctcttttttttttgtctttgacACTATATGATGTTTAGAACGCTTTCTAAAATACCTAAAAgcgtttttattaaaaatattttttaaaccaatcCTTTGTAAAAACGCAAGTGAATATTGGAAAAGCACTTGCTGGTTCTTTTTacaggaagcacttcaagtacttttggaacccaaaaaaaatttctttaaaaataatttcagtTATTTTATAAACATTTCCAAACGAGTTCATatatttttacccaaaaaaaaaaaagatgatttCACTCATCCTTTTACCCTAATTTCGGGACCTACAGAGTTTGGAATTCTACGGGTAAAAGGAAACCACAAAGACCAGAAACGCCCAACATCAATAATGATATGTAATAtgataatatttgtatttttacaTCAATAATTGAATAGATCCTAAGCATACATATATCAAGAGACAAATATGTTTACGAACACTTTTACACTTTTACACTTCTATGTAACCTTTAGATTTTATAACATTCAACAGTCTAGATCGATTAAGAGTGATGTGAAGAATTTTAAACATTAAATGATTTGGATGGCAAGTGGTCTTTTACTACAGTGGTAGAAATTGTGTAGTGCCCTTGCATAACAGCGTAAGTTCGAACCCCGTAAATggttaatctaacatctaacttACTAATGCTATCGCtcgactaaaaaaaaaaaaaaaacttgaatgaTGATGTAGACTAtaattaataaagaaaatactaacctaaattaaaaacaaatatctaatagaataaaattgaaaaaaaaataatcatttgaaTCCTAATAACACACAAACATGAAATCTCTCCTTTGCCGATGAGGTCTGTAGTGCCTCTCTTCtttcattttataaaaactaaCCCTAATAGTAACTGGAAAAAAAACCATGatttaacattaaaaaaatcatgaaatacgacctgacaaaaataaaaagatttttCAAAACCTAATTTTATCATCCTACGTATATGaacaataatataaaatttaaggTTTTATTTTGCTTACCTAATGAAGATTCAATGCATGGAAGTTGCAGACGTGGGGATATGGAGGTTGCATAcctccttttttattttcacaattATAGCTAGGGTTTcttctctttttaattttaattttaatttttttttccaaattaaaGGCtacaaaaaaatgtaaaaatgtttataaaaatatttgtcctctctctccctccctccctccctctccacacacacacacacacacattgctctccctctccctctccacacacacacactttgcTCATATGTGGCACAATCTAACTATAATTTTTCGTACTCAATTATATGCCGTATAcgcacctatatatatatagacacacttTGCTCATACGTGGCACAATCTAATTGTAATTTTCCGTACTCAATTATATGCCGTACCTTGGAATCTTCCTAGAAGTTGGAAGAACTTGCCTTCCCTTTTTGTCACCATCGATTACTCTCAGCCTCTCAACTTTGGTTGGCTCCTTCGAGATATTTCATATTTGATCTACCTTAATCCACCAATCAGAAAATTTGGTTTGTTCCTAAACCTAAATGGTGAAAATAATTATAAGAAATTCGATTTAGGTCGATAAATAATTTCATCTTTCGGCATATGCCTATgatcattttgttttttagaATACGTCAATTCGAAAAAATCACCTCTCCAACTAAGGTTAATAAAAGGGATACAATTTTTCTCTTCAACTAATTATAAGGTCAATACCACTTATTGAAATTTCTCTTTATCGGGATCTCCTTAAAAGCATACAATGTTTCTTAATataaagagatttttttttgtcaaaatataaaGAGATTATTTACTTTAAAGGGGTTGTTGACTAGGTTAAGTTACACTATGAGTTTGCTATAATAATTTAGTATCGAACGCACCATCCACGAGAGTCAAACCTTAAGATTTTCCACTTAATTACAAGTGGAGAGTAGCATTAGTATTAACATGTGTACGATGGTGATTGGTTATTGGCATAGATTGGTCTAGTTGATGTGAGTTGTTAGAATAGTTTGTTAGAAGGTTAAAGAATTAGTTAATTCGTAAACTTGAGAATTGGGCAACCGGTGTTGTCTCATGTATGAGTATAATTTGTAAGTACTCGCTCATTTTTGTTAGTATAATCAAATCACAAGATATCAATAAAAGCTTTCATTCCTTTtaaaccttcatcttcttctttttgctcTATAATATGGATATACAGTTTGCATATAGTTAATAATTAAACTGTAATACCAAGTGACAAAATCACTCAATGTTAATTAACTCAATATCTTAAGAAAGTCATacttaaattaattttgatatgTATGGCTTAAGCATCGTTTGAAAATTGTCTCAATACTTTTAGTGTCTTCaaaatcatatataaaaaaGTGTAAAACCCCAGAAATCCGACTCTTCAGTCCCATCATCTATGTTTATAGGATTCGTTGGAAAACTGAAAGTGGCCGCATTGTTGTCTTTTCTCATTGCCATttttgtttatgtaattttactCTTTTCCTCTGAGGGGAAGGTTCCTTCAAACAAGTGTGTACATAAACCGTATATAACTACAAATGACGGATAAACTACAAATCCAACCCGTATTCTTCACATTAAGAAATGGGGTCATCACTACTTGTCACTTTACCAGTTTACTGTACTTGATGAGATCAACATCTTCTAGTTTCGTCGAATAATTAAGAATAACCTTCCAAACTGATATAATTGTTGatattgaaatttcggtgaaataaatgtccACAGCACATTAAAGTTTTGACATGCAAGGGTATATGTGGCATGCGCCATGTGTCTCACAAATCCAACGAGTCATCAagaatgacacgtgtcaacatttgCCATAAAagaattaattgatttatttgattttaatttaattaactcaAATATAAATTGATGGAGTCAAATCACGAACCGGCCCACAAATCAAGTCCTGATTTTTTTCATCAATTAATCAAGCCCACAATTAAGGCCAAATCCATTCGTAGGCAAAACTTGGATAGTCTATAAATATGAggctccaagacaaagaagagagGCTAAAAAATCATTCACGCCCAAACGCTGAAGttttgaaactttgaagctctcaagcaCTCAAACCCCCAAACACTCAAGAAGGCTCGGAAAACTCGCTGCAGCCTTGGTCAAACCCGTGAAGAACCACCAGGCATCCCTACACATACCCATTCTTCCATTGCCAATAGCCAAAACCTTGCagcatccgttcatccaagatcaagtcatTGCGACCCCTAGATCAACAACACTACACACCTTACatttcagagatcgaatcagaggatcaagttgtaaagagattgtaaccctaaatttacattaatacaaatattttttgtACACGTATTATCTTGTCATTTGTCacagaattttcgtgtttacaatatTATAATTAAGTGACAAACAAGTCTaataatttaaacaaattcaaatatttttattgcttttgggaacttgagaagatttTATCTGGATCCCTTCTATCCGAATTCTCCAGATCTTTCAATTTTTTACATTCTTCGATGGGTGATGGATCCAATTGCCGACCCACCACGTCCACACCATCATTTTCTTGCCTCCGGTTGCCCAAACCTGGAACCAAGTCCtctcaaatagagaaagaaaaggaatagtaaaaaaaaaaagttaattagtTCCTGAAAGTCCAATTTTCGGTTGAACGAACAGAATTGAGAAATTCAGAGGATGCGGATGGAGGATCCAAAGGATCCAATTCTCAAATTTTCATCAACGTATCTCATGACCCGTCAACTGTGAAGGGTAGGACCCTTGTTTTTAGATTCCTCATCAATCTTAATTCTGAGAACATTAAATATTCAGCAGTATAAACTTTCGTCCTTTATCATATCGTTCACATTATTCTTTGCAAAACGTGGTGCACGGGGCTAGCTATTACTAatctatactattattaagagaatcttcctttgtcaaaattttaccattttgttcttattttgctctcattttttatatacaatatttacataaggagggtaaaatactaattttgtatcttttgccccctttttcctattttgccctcacttttgatacacaatacttACATAAGGAgagcaaaatagtaattttgtatcttttgagaaaatgacaattatatccccatttttcctattttaccctcacttttgacacacaatatttacataacgagaacaaaatagtaattatgtaatattaagataaaatatgcacttattaagagaaattgtctcACCAattttttcatactctttttaaaattttaaaaactaatcacactccttaataaaaaaaacaaaatgaaattgttcacacacacaaaatgtgtGCTCATCAACTAGTTTAGTATAAAAGAAGTtgaggttttatttattttatttttaatcaaataCAAAGTTGAGACTTAACTGGGATAGAAAATAACAAGTTTTAAAAATGGGAATTCTGAAaagtaacaaaaataatttatggTTAATGATTccttttcaattaatttatttacgCTTAAataacatgcaaaataattaataattttgagattcggagagtttGAGTAAATATTAGAAAGCCACTGGTTGTGGCCTGGACCATGTACAACCAACGAAGCAATTGATATTCTTCTAAAATTCTGATACTAATCATGTAGAATTAATTAGAATAATCGATCAATATTAATCGAGTGAGAGCTATGTTTATCGGTATATATAcatcatacatacatatatatatatatatatatatatatatatatatatatattaattttgtctTCTAGAAGTTCTGATATTCTCTTGTGCCACTTGACACATAACCTTTTGTGAATCGTGATCGATCTAATTTTGACGATCATGTGTATGATTCAGACTGATGATTACCCAGCTTGCAGTGAAGCAAGTTGGAACCAAAGCTCGGGACCATCAAGATTCTTAATCTCCATCCATAAGGTCTGCAGTTGTCAAAGAAGTATAAACCCTTAGCATCCATAAGTCCTTAACTTGCaactctttgtttttttttaaaggaatcATTGTGATCTAGGTGCAACAAAGTGTATATATGACATTCCCATCATGTAAGAAAAGAGAGATAAGTGCAATAAGGTGTACACTCTGCTGAACCTAGGTGTCAAACTATCATCGggtataaaaacataaaattggaaattaatatatgttcaTTTTGTAAATATTCATTATTCTTAATTACCTAGTAATTCCATTAGTTGCACTTCTTTTTATTTAGGCCCAAAATTTTTCTATTACTCATCTCAAAATTGATGTTTATCATTTTCTTAAGGATAATACTTGGATACTCATTAGTGAGTATCACCTTTTGATTTTGTCCAATGATATTCTAACACTTTTTTATGTTAgacatgttatttaatttttcttggatTTAAAAAACAAGGAACACATGATTTTTTTATTGAGCCAAATCAGAAAGTGAATACATACTTACTAatgaataattaaatattatccTTCCCTTAAGATGACCTAGCTAGTCTACTTTGTTAATTGGATATTGTTATTCATACACCTATTTTAAGTCatacacacccttgttaattttttgttgttgatcttcttcaattcattgaaTTCGACAACCGGAAATTGAGgaatgtgtgaaaagtaaaaagtaGATGTATGGATATCACTACCTGTTAaattaacaaaacaaattaCAGTGCATCTGATGACGTAGCCCTAGGGGAGAAATTTATAGTGCTATCACTTATAAGTTATAGGTAAGTTATTggtgaagaaataaataaaataaggggGGAAAACTGTTAAATTCACAAGACACGAACACAAATTaagatatggttatggatatggTCCATGTGGATCCTTGATGACTCACGTATATAACAAAAAAGACATTTATTTATTAGCATCACAACAACATTCTTGGTTCTGGAGTGGTTCTTGGCGTTTTGGTGTTAAAAGCAAAACAATTAGGCATGCATACTCATAACTAATTTGTTTACAAATAATAGAAAAAGACAACAACGTTACTCACGTAGGGCCTGTAAATTACAGGAATAAATCATTTTCCGATTGCTAATTAATCTTGGTTGTCAATACATTCAACAGTCCGTACGTACTACATTTCAAAACTCAAAGACTCAAAAGTCTCCCGGTGTTACTTTCAAACCCTAATCAAACATTAATATATAGATTAGGGACCACAGTACAAAATAATTAGAGTAAACATTAAGCAAGAGATATTTCCGTAATACAATAGTATCTATGGCTCTAGCATTCTAGCTGCTCGTACGCCTATGTGTGATTGTTCTTCGTTGATGGATGTAAGCATGGAGCTTATAGATTTACATTCATCAACGATAATTATTGATCACACACTGGATCATGTTTTAGCTGTTGATGAATGCATGTGAAATTCATGCGACAAGTTTATGTATAGACGCAATGAAATCtcattcatcaaagaagaaagtgaGAGAGGGAAGGAAAGGGGAGGGGATTTGGAGAGGAACTTGCCAAAGAGGAATTTTTTAGTGTGTCTGGAACACAGGGTagtataccatatgtaattatataactgaaggaaaattttattttttaagtgttCCTCTACTTATGTAATAACATGTGATACCACTCTATATTTCGGACACAATGAAAAATCTCTTTTTTTCCAAAAGGCACAACCTCAAAAGTTGAAGTTGATAATGCATAAACCCCGAGTCACCCGACATAGTAAAGAAGGTTAGACCAATGTATGTGGCTTAATTTTGCTGTAGATCCCAATCATGCATATGTATATCTCCTATAGTTTATCTACTCAGAGattctttctttatttaataattattttattaattgcaaattacattaaaattcaGTCACAGAGAACCAGCACTACATCAACAATACTTTGTACTTAAGGTATTCACCCCGCCACAATAAAAAAGTTTATActgaaaataaactaaaaatgcTAAATGCTCATAACTAGTTCAGTTATAATCCTCTTGCTgcaaataaccattaaatttcTAGAGAGAGTGCATAACATCATAATAGAAAATAAGTTATTCATCCAGTAACAACCACAAAAATAATGCAAATATGCACATAAGTCAACACGCTTAGTTAAATGAACCAACATAAAATAAACTCAAAACTACGAGCTCTCACAGAATCAGATTGACATCATATTTGGATCTCAAGATGGACCCATCAATCCTGACCACTCAATTTAAATCATTCGGCCACCATTAGCCCCATCCCACTAGCCCACCATACACATAAAACCACACCTTATCTCTCTCTTGAATGATCCGAATTGTTGAGCCAATGAGCTCCAGAGTTTAAGATCCAGAGTTTGAGAATCGGAGATGATCTCAATCCCACCGAGTCATGttcatttttcatttgtaagAACTTAAAAGATTAATTTGATAGgtagttgaggatgaattcaCTTTTCACGTAGGTTGTGCGCATGGCATGAGCTGTTAATATCACCACCATATTGATAATATAATAATGGTACAGTATTTatagaaaattattattaaaacttcACAAATTTAACTGTGCATTTCTCATAAGAGTACCAGCACAACTCCATGAGAGGGTACATCAACAATACTTTGTACTTAAGGTATTCACCCCGCCACAATAAAAAAGTGTATActgaaaataaactaaaaatgcAAACACATGCGTAAAAGTAAATGCTCATAACTAGTTTAGTTATAATCCCCTTGCTGCAAATAACCAGTAAATTTTTAGAGAGAGTGCATCAACATCATAATAGAAAATAAGTTATTCATCCAGTAACAACCACAAAAATAATGCAAATATGCACATAAGTCAACACACTTAGTTAAACGAACCAAcataaaataaacttaaaactataAGCTCTCACAGAGTTAGATTGACATCATCTTTGGATCTCAAGACGGACCCATCAATCCTGACCACTCAATTTAAATCATCTGGCCACCATTAGCCCCATCCCACTAGTCCACCTTACACATAAAACCACGCCTTATCTCTTTCTTGCATGATCCGGATTGCTGAGTTAGTGAGCTCCAGAGTTTAAGATCCAGAATTTGAGAATCAGAGATGATCTCAATCCCACCGAGTCATgttcatttttcatttataagaaCTTAAAAGATTAATTTGATAggtagctgaggatgaattcaCTTTTCAAGTAGGTTGTGCGCATGGTATGAGCAGTTATTGATAGTATAATAATGGTAtagtatatatagaaaattatTATTGAAACTCCACAAATTTAACTGTACACTTCTAATAAGAgtaattttctttctaaatatagaaagtttggagtgcacaattaaatttttgaagtgtcaataatagttttatatttatatactatcaatataatagaaataagttatcaatccaCTATTAATACAGGTCATGCGCAATTCACGTGCATAACCCGCGTGCGCAGGAGAGAATTTCTGGGTAGATGAGTACCTTAACAAAGTTTAGGTTTTTGTTGGGAATGGGATTGGTTTCTAGGCTATTATAAATGGGCCACAAATTGGAAGCCCAATAATATAGTCTCCAACTCTGAATTATGGGATCCACAAAAATTGCTAGATTTGGATATGGACCATGCTATCTCAAGCCCAACTGAAGAATAACCAAAACGCAGCGTTTTGCCACTCTGAACCGCCCAGTAGAGCGACTTCGACGTGACGATGTCGGCAGCTCGTTTAACCAATCGCCACTTGGACCGCATTCGGAGCTTCGAGCAGCAGGTGAGGTGACCCACTCCATCGCTCACGGCTCAATTCCAATTTCCAAATACccgaaaacccaaaaaaagaagaaaaaaaaatctcggTTCagttctctgtctctctcctcttcgcagctcagagagagagggagaggattGAGGACTCTGCCCATCTCTCACTTGAAAATTTAATTCGAAATCGCCCCCTGCAATCGGTAAGATCGTAACCCGCTTTTGTTTTTTCATGTTTGATTGTTTGACTTTTGATTTGGATCTTGCGGGGTTGATTTTCCGGAACTGGAGCTAAATATTTCAGATGGGGTTTCTTTTTAGCTGTTAAAGTTTGGATCTTTTTcgaattttatgtaaattatggaTTGTTTGATTATTTTAATTGGGGTTTTGGGGGTGCAGTAATTTTGTAATGTTTGGCTGATTCTTCTGAATGTTCTGGTTATTTGAACTCATAGATGTAATGGGTAGATGCATCTGTGATTAGTTTAATCCCAAAGTATAAAATGTGATTAGTTTATTGCAAGTGCGGTTTAAAAAAGTCCAGTTTCCTGATAAATTTACTGTGTGTTTTTCTTCAGGTCTGAGTTTTACTAATGCCTCAGtgtatcttcatcatctttgctttgagaTACTGCTAAGTAATTTTAGTTAGTGATGATGTGTTAGTGAAACGGTGgttgtggtaaaaaaaaatgtggaattTTGCATCCAGCTGCATAGCTGGAAGTGTTGGATTGAAAAACGATCCTCTAAAACCGACGCAAGCAGCTCTCGAATGTTCTGATGACGAGAGTTCTTCGGTTGTTGGCAGAGAGGAAGGACTAGAGTGCCCCATATGCTGGGAATCATTCAACATTGTTGAAAATGTGCCCTACGTTTTATGGTGTGGCCATACCCTCTGTAAGAATTGCATTCTGGGATTGCAATGGGCGGTTGTGAAATTCCCCACTTTACCGGTTCAGCTTCCGCTTTTTATCTCCTGCCCTTGGTGCAATCTATTGTCCTTCCGGCTCGTTTACAGGGGAAATCTCAGATTCCCTCGCAAGAACTACTTTCTTCTCTGGATGGTTGAGAGCATGAATGGTGATAGGGGGCCGAAATCTAGTTCTACCTTCTCTGGTGATAATCAGTCAGTCTGGCCGGCTAATGGAAATGTATCCGTCGGAACTCAAACGAGCCACGGTACCCACAGGAGGGGGCAACATATTCGCCATATT belongs to Malus sylvestris chromosome 17, drMalSylv7.2, whole genome shotgun sequence and includes:
- the LOC126611432 gene encoding uncharacterized protein LOC126611432; its protein translation is MWNFASSCIAGSVGLKNDPLKPTQAALECSDDESSSVVGREEGLECPICWESFNIVENVPYVLWCGHTLCKNCILGLQWAVVKFPTLPVQLPLFISCPWCNLLSFRLVYRGNLRFPRKNYFLLWMVESMNGDRGPKSSSTFSGDNQSVWPANGNVSVGTQTSHGTHRRGQHIRHIEQSGSNHNRGPVNNFLSVERLHSSIRKSLFFFVHLTAKFPLVVIFLLIILYVIPACAAILALYIVITVVFALPSFLLLYFAYPSLDWLVREILT